One Coffea eugenioides isolate CCC68of chromosome 2, Ceug_1.0, whole genome shotgun sequence genomic window, ATACCAACGAAAATAAAACTTTATAGTGCATAGGTATCCGCATTGCATACAAAGTTGGTAACAATAATGAATCTTAAATTCCCAGTTACTTTTTTCAGAAAATAGTAGTGATCAACCCCATATTCCTCAAAAAAAGATCATATAGATTTTAGGGATTTTATCGAGTTAAAGATCTCAGCTTGGAAATAAATGCCTGATCAAGGAGTCCAACTTTAGGTATGAATGGCAAACTGCAAACGTACAATTGATAAAGATAATAAGCATAGGCAAGGAGCCGTTTTTTGTGAGAAAGAATTGCAGTATTTATTAATAGGCTGGAACTGAAACATGGTTTTAATTTAGTTGCAACACAACGATGCCCAGATACAAAAGAAAGTGGTTACTCTAATGAAGCCTATTTGTGATGCTTTTGAGAATATCTTTCTGTTTTAGATGATTAAGATTTCTGTACAAAGTACAGATTACACTTACAAGAAAAAAGAATGCGCTGTTGGAAGTTACAGGGCAGATCATACATAATTTACATTTGAGTTGAGCAGGGATATTTATCAACCGGGGTTGAAATTTGTTGCATCTCCACAAGCATTAGATTATTCAGGCAAAAGCGGGAGGCGAGCAACACTAGTAGCTCCACCACTTGTTAAAGAATTGTATCCTTCGGTGAACttgaaccaaatctggaaaatttatTAGAAGTTTTCTTAGTTAACCTTTGAGGAAGGATTTGCAACCTCAGGTTTGACTCCGTGCCGGATTTCTCAGCAGCCAACTGATAACTCTTCACGAGCTCTAGTTGTCGAGCAACTATTTCAGAGCGCCTCGGAAGAAGTTCTACAGGCTCGCCACCTGGTATCACAATGTATTCAATTGCAAGTCGAGCCTCCTGTAAGGAATGAAACAAACGCAGGTCAAGTATACCAAATAACAAGCAAACAAGCAAAACAAAACAACACTTGTCCAAATACATTGATTGCAATGCAACCAAAAGCAAACACAAATTCAAATACATCCTGTTATATGTCAGGGAATTATCATCTGGACAAAGTATATAAACCAGTAGAAATAAGTTAAGTTGGTGCACCTCCAAGGCATCAATCTCCTCCAATGATGGTTTTCGTTTAGGAGCATCATCTTCGACTTCAATGTCAAGAGTGTCCTTCACTAGCTGCTTTGTGGAAGAGCCTAAGTAATCCATTCCAAGGATCATACGGATTGCCTTTACCATTTGAGCCATTGTATTTGACTACATAATCCCACAAAAGCAGATGAACAACTGTACATACGTACAGGTATATTTTGCTTTAAAAACAAGTGTATTTAAGTTACCTTAATAACAAATATAGGTAAATGGTGGAACTTTGCTATCCCACGGATCCAAGGATTCTGCTTCATTTCAAAACTAGAAGCAAGAATACAATCTGCAGCACCTACGTCATCAGTCACATCTATTTCATCATCAAGCCCCATGACAGCTGTTACCTGTGTCAGATCAGCTTCCTGGATCTAGATACACATAAAAAGAGATTAACAAAAGTTGTCTAGCCCCAAGATGCTCTCTTAGTTATAGAATGCAATACTAGTGAAATATGTGTACATACTGGAATTCCAATGAAACATGTAAACCAATTGATTTTGTGTCGATTAATAGCATGACACAAAAACCTTTATGGAATGAAATACTAAAAATTTTTTCTTGTGCCTTTTTTGCTGCCTATCTTAAtaaaatcatttgaaactgaAATATGAAAGGACCAAGAGGATTGAAGACTGCAACATTTACCTTGAAAGTATACACACAGACAGGAGAACTCCTCTGGTTAAGATACCTATCATTATTCAATTTACTGGATTTGCGATAATAATCCACACCTTCATCATCAGACTCTGTTCCAACCTTTTCACTTTGACTATTAACCAGCTTAGAGTCTTGTACAGGATCCTTTTGGGTACTTAAAGAAGATTTTAGAGAACTACTAGCTTCATCATCTACGCGTCGGAGTTCAAACAGAGGAGATTTTCCTACAGCCCACAAGAAATTCTGATCAAGATGAGGTACTAATAACAGATCACAGGCTTCAGATATACTGGTTATACTAAAGTTTCAGGCATTCTGATGAGAAGCTCAGATTACCTGCAAGTATGGCATCCACTGTTGCATCCAGTCTATGATGGACACAGCACTCAGTTCTTGATATCATCTCTACTGCACATGTGAATGTAGGGGGTCCTTTCCTCTCGAGaattgttttctgcactttccttTTCCTTGCCTCCTCATCACCAAGAGTAACGCTCTATCATCCAATTAATGAATAGAAACCATCAAGTGGTCAATAAAGGTATGTCTAAGATATTCTAGACGCTTCGCAATTTCTTACAAATTACATCCTTTATTTTGATTACCAAATGAATAACCAGATAAAATAAGCATGCAAGaactacaaaaacaaaatgcaaaggAGACCAATTACACAAAAGAGAATGGCTTAACATCAATGTCATATACACACATAAATGGATACTGGTGGATGAAAATTCACAAGGCAAAAAGGGTCCATTGTACCTCAATGCCACCAACAAGGATCTGCAGTGATGGGTTCTTTATTATACTCTCTATGGTCACTCCATGTGCAGTTGCAACAAGCTGAACTCCCCTCTGGGCAATTGTACTGGCAGCCAACGCTTCAAGCTCCGTTCCAATTTCATCAATGATAATGGTTTGTGGCATATGATTTTCTACTGCCTCAATCATCACCTGCTTGTTATCAGATGAGCGAAAAGAGTCAGGTGAAAGGATTGAAACATACCCATCATGCACAAGACAGAAAGCAGAGGACGGGATCCAAATGAAAAAGTGAACCATAGGATTGAGCTCAACGTACATTATGTTGCATGTGAACGTTTGGGACTTGCATCCTTCTAGCACGACCTATTCCAGCATGAGGAACATCTCCATCGCCACCTATCTCATTTGATGTATCGACAATAACAACACGTTTGTTCTGGTCGTCAGCCAGCATCCTTGCTATTTCCCTGCAGAAGCATAGGCTCGTAACTGCCAATGTGAAACAGCTAAAGAGTAACTCATTGGTAAATAACTACGTTGGCAAAGAGTGTGGGCCTTTTCTCTCCTTTTGCACAATGGGCTTGGAGAAATGAACAGATTAATTTATATCCTTTCTCAATTTGTACTTTCTACATAAGTTCACAGAAAGGTGAAAACTATGGAGGTACTGCAGTTTAGTTCTGAAGGTGGATGAAGACATGGAGACGTTCAAAAGCAAAGGCACTTCCAACATTGATCTGTCATTTAGATGATCGTCATTAACTTCAAGGAGGACATAAACGACGTATACCTGATCAAAGTTGTTTTACCAACTCCAGGGGGCCCTATAACCAAGATGGAACCTCCTTCTTCAACCAAGTCACGAATGATTTCAGCACTTCCAGACACAGCCCGACCTACCCGGCATGTAAGACCAATAATTTGCATTTTACGATTGCGAATGGCACTTATACGATGTAGAGAATGATTGATACCCGACCGGTTGTCATCAGAAAAATCACCTACCTAGATAAATAAGGTAGTTTAACGCTGAAAGCTTAGTTACTCAAAAGATGTATACTTACTGACCATCAGCATAGAAAAGTATATTGCAAAGGCAAAGTTGCCGATGTGTCCATAAAGTGCAAATGCATGGTTAACGAACGATGAGCAGATTTCTGTGTGGCAAATTGA contains:
- the LOC113760874 gene encoding uncharacterized protein ycf45 codes for the protein MKALNSHFELIDIHSSWQSANQIPISTFAYIRSSTLAASTFSKAFRRTRRGRGKISSSTAPGTSIRSPEIRRPRDRSSSGNGLSSVSLSSASTSTSRDEVVSDLDLFLQLVPLRMRNELFRHQEIGQLIEVVMDLGRKPLARFPSGDWVISEQPVKLEDLGHAISKVGDFSDDNRSGINHSLHRISAIRNRKMQIIGLTCRVGRAVSGSAEIIRDLVEEGGSILVIGPPGVGKTTLIREIARMLADDQNKRVVIVDTSNEIGGDGDVPHAGIGRARRMQVPNVHMQHNVMIEAVENHMPQTIIIDEIGTELEALAASTIAQRGVQLVATAHGVTIESIIKNPSLQILVGGIESVTLGDEEARKRKVQKTILERKGPPTFTCAVEMISRTECCVHHRLDATVDAILAGKSPLFELRRVDDEASSSLKSSLSTQKDPVQDSKLVNSQSEKVGTESDDEGVDYYRKSSKLNNDRYLNQRSSPVCVYTFKIQEADLTQVTAVMGLDDEIDVTDDVGAADCILASSFEMKQNPWIRGIAKFHHLPIFVIKSNTMAQMVKAIRMILGMDYLGSSTKQLVKDTLDIEVEDDAPKRKPSLEEIDALEEARLAIEYIVIPGGEPVELLPRRSEIVARQLELVKSYQLAAEKSGTESNLRLQILPQRLTKKTSNKFSRFGSSSPKDTIL